In Populus nigra chromosome 10, ddPopNigr1.1, whole genome shotgun sequence, the following proteins share a genomic window:
- the LOC133704334 gene encoding probable RNA-binding protein ARP1 isoform X2, with translation MTMSNGVGQFGDTTLTKVFVGGLAWETPKEALREHFEKYGEILEAVIISDKITGRSKGYGFVTFKEAGAANKACEDAAPIINGRRANCNLASLGARRPRSSTPAPPQQGHNIIAGPRSTPAAPANHVQWYYPAGSAAASPFHHQHHQAVPFYGYSPAYIATDISYNHKLSYTGGSYMNGHFSQVYPGQAMVGANTLMPMYPLYHFHQSQAVGLPAAHIFPPNTAGPMTTVPTIMSKPPSIAPPNAVCLAVE, from the exons ATGACAATGAGCAACGGTGTAGGGCAGTTTGGTGATACCACTCTGACCAAAGTGTTTGTTGGAGGGTTAGCGTGGGAAACACCAAAAGAGGCCCTGAGAGAGCATTTCGAAAAGTATGGTGAGATCTTGGAGGCTGTGATTATTTCTGATAAAATCACTGGTAGATCCAAGGGCTACGGATTT GTTACGTTCAAGGAGGCTGGAGCGGCAAATAAGGCTTGCGAGGATGCAGCACCCATCATCAATGGCCGCCGTGCCAACTGCAACCTGGCTTCCCTTGGTGCACGCCGCCCTAGGTCTTCAACACCGGCCCCTCCTCAACAAG GACATAACATCATCGCTGGACCGAGGTCCACGCCAGCAGCGCCAGCAAATCACGTCCAGTGGTATTATCCGGCAGGGTCAGCTGCAGCGTCACCATTTCACCATCAGCATCATCAAGCCGTTCCTTTTTATGG GTACTCTCCTGCTTACATTGCCACAGATATCAGTTACAATCAT AAGCTAAGCTACACCGGCGGGTCCTACATGAATGGGCATTTCTCTCAGGTGTATCCAGGGCAAGCTATGGTGGGTGCCAATACATTGATGCCAATGTACCCTCTTTATCACTTCCATCAATCACAGGCGGTGGGCCTACCTGCTGCCCACATCTTCCCACCAAACACGGCGGGTCCCATGACAACGGTCCCAACTATCATGTCCAAACCCCCATCCATTGCTCCTCCTAACGCAG TTTGCTTGGCTGTCGAATAG
- the LOC133704334 gene encoding probable RNA-binding protein ARP1 isoform X1, whose product MTMSNGVGQFGDTTLTKVFVGGLAWETPKEALREHFEKYGEILEAVIISDKITGRSKGYGFVTFKEAGAANKACEDAAPIINGRRANCNLASLGARRPRSSTPAPPQQGHNIIAGPRSTPAAPANHVQWYYPAGSAAASPFHHQHHQAVPFYGYSPAYIATDISYNHKLSYTGGSYMNGHFSQVYPGQAMVGANTLMPMYPLYHFHQSQAVGLPAAHIFPPNTAGPMTTVPTIMSKPPSIAPPNAGTVGTGEESLKRVG is encoded by the exons ATGACAATGAGCAACGGTGTAGGGCAGTTTGGTGATACCACTCTGACCAAAGTGTTTGTTGGAGGGTTAGCGTGGGAAACACCAAAAGAGGCCCTGAGAGAGCATTTCGAAAAGTATGGTGAGATCTTGGAGGCTGTGATTATTTCTGATAAAATCACTGGTAGATCCAAGGGCTACGGATTT GTTACGTTCAAGGAGGCTGGAGCGGCAAATAAGGCTTGCGAGGATGCAGCACCCATCATCAATGGCCGCCGTGCCAACTGCAACCTGGCTTCCCTTGGTGCACGCCGCCCTAGGTCTTCAACACCGGCCCCTCCTCAACAAG GACATAACATCATCGCTGGACCGAGGTCCACGCCAGCAGCGCCAGCAAATCACGTCCAGTGGTATTATCCGGCAGGGTCAGCTGCAGCGTCACCATTTCACCATCAGCATCATCAAGCCGTTCCTTTTTATGG GTACTCTCCTGCTTACATTGCCACAGATATCAGTTACAATCAT AAGCTAAGCTACACCGGCGGGTCCTACATGAATGGGCATTTCTCTCAGGTGTATCCAGGGCAAGCTATGGTGGGTGCCAATACATTGATGCCAATGTACCCTCTTTATCACTTCCATCAATCACAGGCGGTGGGCCTACCTGCTGCCCACATCTTCCCACCAAACACGGCGGGTCCCATGACAACGGTCCCAACTATCATGTCCAAACCCCCATCCATTGCTCCTCCTAACGCAG GTACGGTCGGCACAGGTGAAGAAAGCCTTAAAAGGGTTGGATAA